Proteins encoded within one genomic window of Ranitomeya variabilis isolate aRanVar5 chromosome 4, aRanVar5.hap1, whole genome shotgun sequence:
- the LOC143764223 gene encoding uncharacterized protein LOC143764223 isoform X1 — MQDMCTDLINSWQPHLATPWRQNHVKPSSVNNKDCLLSNQRWHRYHTAAQSMDAVCDLLLGDQECSQSQVGSLFPPLKSCLLWVPNYLHRSDSFRNTAEMFITVLYGESEETLFNINCKVQLLLESIKNLCHYENEGEIELADEGGQVKNLQENQQRYASELLGERETCVLLAVTRSPDSSDIIFTPLLNDDTVVNAKFLAKLGNWGESKDSSRKLKTKKSNRKGTVVISTSPEVTGKQSTSIRKRSVRS; from the exons ATGCAAGATATGTGCACAGATTTGATTAATTCTTGGCAACCACATCTAGCAACACCTTGGAGACAAAACCATGTAAAGCCAAGCAGTGTTAATAATAAGGATTGTTTGCTGAGCAATCAGCGCTGGCATAGATATCACACAGCAGCACAGTCGATGGATGCTGTTTGTGACCTTCTCCTTGGAGACCAGGAATGCTCACAATCTCAGGTAGGTTCTTTATTTCCACCTTTAAAAAGTTGCCTGCTGTGGGTGCCTAATTATTTACACCGGTCTGATTCTTTCAGGAATACTGCCGAGATGTTCATAACCGTTCTGTATGGAG AGAGTGAAGAGACACTTTTTAACATCAACTGCAAAGTTCAGCTTCTTCTGGAAAGTATCAAAAACTTATGTCACTATGAAAATGAAG GGGAAATAGAACTTGCAGATGAAGGTGGGCAAGTGAAGAATCTTCAGGAGAACCAGCAGCGCTACGCTAGTGAGCTCCTGGGTGAGAGGGAGACCTGCGTCCTGCTCGCCGTGACCA GGTCCCCGGACTCCTCAGACATCATATTTACCCCATTACTGAATGATGACACCGTTGTAAATGCCAAGTTTCTAG CAAAGTTGGGAAACTGGGGAGAATCCAAGGACTCCAGTCGTAAGCTGAAAACCAAAAAGTCTAACAGAAAAGGCACCGTAGTGATTTCCACTTCTCCTGAAG ttacaggaaagcagagcacatctATCCGAAAAAGATCCGTCAGATCGTGA
- the LOC143764223 gene encoding uncharacterized protein CXorf65-like isoform X2, with protein MLFVTFSLETRNAHNLRNTAEMFITVLYGESEETLFNINCKVQLLLESIKNLCHYENEGEIELADEGGQVKNLQENQQRYASELLGERETCVLLAVTRSPDSSDIIFTPLLNDDTVVNAKFLAKLGNWGESKDSSRKLKTKKSNRKGTVVISTSPEVTGKQSTSIRKRSVRS; from the exons ATGCTGTTTGTGACCTTCTCCTTGGAGACCAGGAATGCTCACAATCTCAG GAATACTGCCGAGATGTTCATAACCGTTCTGTATGGAG AGAGTGAAGAGACACTTTTTAACATCAACTGCAAAGTTCAGCTTCTTCTGGAAAGTATCAAAAACTTATGTCACTATGAAAATGAAG GGGAAATAGAACTTGCAGATGAAGGTGGGCAAGTGAAGAATCTTCAGGAGAACCAGCAGCGCTACGCTAGTGAGCTCCTGGGTGAGAGGGAGACCTGCGTCCTGCTCGCCGTGACCA GGTCCCCGGACTCCTCAGACATCATATTTACCCCATTACTGAATGATGACACCGTTGTAAATGCCAAGTTTCTAG CAAAGTTGGGAAACTGGGGAGAATCCAAGGACTCCAGTCGTAAGCTGAAAACCAAAAAGTCTAACAGAAAAGGCACCGTAGTGATTTCCACTTCTCCTGAAG ttacaggaaagcagagcacatctATCCGAAAAAGATCCGTCAGATCGTGA